Proteins found in one Pseudomonas mosselii genomic segment:
- a CDS encoding tetratricopeptide repeat protein has translation MSYQLRREDVVDVAGLQAMLEHSPGQAAQAILAAAGQGVVEAQLLLGQILLDGRGIEEDAGVARRWFAIAAQGGSAMAHNMLGRCLEHGWGGEVDLAQSAIHYARAADAGLDWGMYNLANLLATGRGVPADQAQALMCYEKAAQLGHAKSMNLYGRYLEQGIATAPSPARAVRWYRRSAEAGDFRGMFSLALVLAERGEIGEAGPWLERARVEGNLNFLRSALVTLQGAGPALMAHAARYAEEIELRGT, from the coding sequence GTGTCCTATCAGTTGCGTCGTGAGGATGTGGTGGATGTGGCCGGGTTGCAGGCGATGCTCGAACACAGCCCGGGTCAGGCCGCCCAGGCGATCCTCGCGGCGGCGGGGCAGGGGGTGGTCGAGGCGCAGTTGCTGCTCGGGCAGATTCTGCTCGATGGGCGCGGTATCGAAGAAGATGCCGGTGTGGCCCGCCGTTGGTTCGCCATCGCCGCCCAGGGCGGCAGCGCCATGGCGCACAACATGCTCGGCCGGTGCCTGGAGCACGGCTGGGGCGGCGAGGTGGATCTGGCGCAGTCGGCCATTCACTATGCCCGTGCGGCCGACGCCGGCCTGGACTGGGGGATGTACAACCTGGCCAACCTGCTGGCCACCGGGCGCGGGGTGCCGGCCGACCAGGCCCAGGCGTTGATGTGCTACGAGAAAGCCGCACAGCTGGGGCATGCCAAGTCGATGAACCTGTATGGGCGCTACCTGGAGCAGGGCATTGCCACCGCGCCAAGCCCTGCCCGGGCCGTGCGCTGGTATCGGCGTTCGGCCGAGGCCGGGGATTTTCGCGGGATGTTCAGCCTGGCGCTGGTGCTGGCCGAGCGGGGGGAGATCGGGGAGGCCGGGCCATGGCTGGAACGGGCCAGGGTCGAGGGCAACCTGAATTTCCTGCGCAGTGCGCTGGTGACGTTGCAGGGGGCGGGGCCGGCGCTGATGGCCCATGCGGCGCGCTATGCCGAAGAGATCGAACTGCGCGGTACTTGA
- a CDS encoding Fe2+-dependent dioxygenase, protein MLLHIPGLFDADEISRIREALEQADWADGKITAGYQSAKAKHNLQLPEGHALAKEIGSALIERLWRNPLFMSAALPHKVFPPLINCYREGGNFDFHIDNALRQPKGSPERVRTDLSSTLFLSDPDSYDGGELVIQDTYGVREVKLAAGDMVLYPGTSLHKVNPVTRGARYAAFFWTQSLVREDSQRTLLFEMDNAVRQLTADVPEHPSLLQLTGTYHNLLRRWAEV, encoded by the coding sequence ATGCTGCTTCACATTCCCGGGCTGTTCGACGCCGATGAGATCTCGCGCATCCGCGAGGCCCTGGAGCAGGCCGACTGGGCCGACGGCAAGATCACCGCGGGGTACCAGTCGGCCAAGGCCAAACACAACCTGCAGTTGCCCGAGGGCCATGCGCTGGCCAAGGAGATTGGCAGTGCGTTGATCGAGCGGCTGTGGCGCAACCCGTTGTTCATGTCGGCGGCGCTGCCGCACAAGGTGTTCCCGCCGCTGATTAACTGTTACCGCGAAGGGGGCAATTTCGATTTCCACATCGACAACGCCCTGCGCCAGCCCAAGGGCAGCCCGGAGCGGGTGCGCACCGACCTGTCCTCGACGCTGTTCCTCAGCGATCCGGACAGCTACGACGGCGGCGAGCTGGTGATCCAGGACACCTATGGCGTGCGCGAGGTCAAGCTGGCCGCCGGCGACATGGTGCTGTACCCCGGCACCAGCCTGCACAAGGTCAACCCGGTCACCCGCGGTGCGCGCTATGCGGCGTTCTTCTGGACCCAGAGCCTGGTGCGCGAAGACAGCCAGCGCACCTTGCTGTTCGAGATGGACAACGCGGTCCGCCAGCTCACTGCCGATGTGCCCGAGCATCCGTCGCTGCTGCAACTGACCGGCACCTATCACAACCTGCTGCGCCGCTGGGCCGAGGTCTGA
- a CDS encoding sulfite reductase flavoprotein subunit alpha, translated as MVKKTLFQLHWFLGITAGLVLALMGMTGAIWSFQEELLRAFNAEVLKVEIRQEGVLAPAELVRRVEAAQGDKVSMLWVDTREGNAARIFFTPAPGERRGALRYADPYTGELKGDVAGLGFFNLMLNLHRFLAMGDTGRQITGACTLMLIFFCLSGLYLRWPRKALDWRAWLTLDWAKKGRAFNWDLHAVFGTWCLLFYLLFALTGLFWSYEWYREGLNRLLADQPAAGEQKRGEGRGGRHGPTRVDKNAPPLVVDYDAIWTNLKAAAGPGLSTYNLRLPPAGGQPATLFYLLQGADHGRALNTLTLDPATGQVKRHERYTDKSFKAQLLQSVYALHVGSYFGLPGRIIVTLASLTMPLFFVTGWLLYLDRRRKKRQVRAARGAVAPQANDGDSWLIGFASQSGFAEQLAWQSAGQLQSAGLSVQVRPLAELGETELRQANRALFVVSTFGDGEAPDSARGFERKVLGQAWPLDHLDYALLALGDRQYPHFCGFARRLQAWLGERGATCAFSPVEVDNADPVALQLWQQELTHLTGARPVAAWQPPSFGNWRLSRRDQLNPGSQGAPVYLLGLQAEAPATWEAGDLIEVLPRNGQPRVDAFLAGLGLDPGSPVQLDGLQETLAQALASRQLPVSREHLIGLHAQALVDALIPLTAREYSIASIASDGVLELIVRQERHADGNLGLGSGWLTEYLPLEGSVSARLRRNSGFHLPVESAPLVLIGNGTGLAGLRSLLKARIAGGEQRNWLLFGERNRAHDLLCGEELQGWVESGDLQRLDLAFSRDQAQKIYVQDVLLQQAAEFKRWIEDGACVYVCGSLQGMAAGVDAALQGILGEAVVQQLIEDGRYRRDVY; from the coding sequence GTGGTGAAGAAGACGCTGTTCCAATTGCACTGGTTCCTTGGCATCACCGCCGGCCTGGTGCTGGCGCTGATGGGCATGACCGGCGCGATCTGGTCCTTCCAGGAAGAACTGCTGCGGGCATTCAACGCCGAGGTACTGAAGGTCGAGATCCGCCAGGAAGGCGTGCTGGCGCCGGCCGAACTGGTGCGCCGGGTCGAGGCCGCGCAAGGCGACAAGGTCTCCATGCTCTGGGTCGATACCCGCGAGGGCAACGCCGCGCGAATCTTCTTTACCCCCGCCCCCGGCGAGCGCCGTGGCGCGCTGCGCTACGCCGACCCGTACACCGGCGAGCTCAAGGGTGACGTGGCTGGCCTGGGCTTCTTCAACCTCATGCTCAACCTGCACCGGTTCCTGGCCATGGGCGACACAGGCCGGCAGATCACCGGCGCCTGCACCTTGATGCTGATTTTCTTCTGCCTCTCGGGGCTGTACCTGCGCTGGCCGCGCAAGGCACTGGACTGGCGGGCCTGGCTGACGCTGGACTGGGCGAAGAAAGGCCGCGCCTTCAACTGGGACCTGCACGCGGTATTCGGCACCTGGTGCCTGCTGTTCTACCTGCTGTTCGCCCTGACCGGGCTGTTCTGGTCCTACGAATGGTACCGCGAAGGCCTCAATCGCCTGCTGGCCGACCAACCCGCGGCCGGCGAGCAGAAGCGTGGCGAAGGTCGCGGCGGTCGCCATGGCCCGACCAGGGTGGACAAGAACGCCCCGCCTCTTGTTGTCGATTACGATGCCATCTGGACCAATCTCAAGGCCGCCGCAGGCCCCGGCCTGTCCACCTACAACCTGCGCCTGCCGCCGGCCGGCGGGCAACCGGCGACCCTGTTCTACCTGCTGCAAGGCGCCGACCACGGGCGCGCCCTGAACACCCTCACCCTCGACCCGGCCACCGGCCAGGTCAAACGTCACGAGCGTTACACCGACAAGTCGTTCAAGGCCCAGTTGCTGCAGAGCGTCTACGCTCTGCACGTGGGCAGCTACTTCGGCCTGCCGGGGCGAATCATCGTCACCCTCGCCAGCCTGACCATGCCGCTGTTCTTCGTCACCGGCTGGCTGCTGTACCTCGACCGTCGACGCAAGAAGCGTCAGGTTCGCGCCGCACGTGGCGCGGTGGCCCCTCAGGCCAATGACGGAGATAGCTGGTTGATCGGCTTCGCCAGCCAGAGCGGCTTCGCCGAACAGCTGGCCTGGCAGAGCGCCGGCCAACTTCAATCCGCCGGCTTGTCGGTGCAGGTACGCCCGCTGGCCGAATTGGGCGAAACCGAATTGCGCCAGGCCAACCGAGCACTGTTCGTGGTCAGCACCTTCGGCGACGGCGAAGCTCCGGACAGCGCCCGTGGCTTCGAGCGCAAGGTCCTCGGCCAAGCCTGGCCGCTGGATCACCTGGACTACGCCCTGCTGGCCCTGGGCGACCGCCAGTACCCGCACTTCTGCGGCTTCGCCCGCCGGCTCCAGGCCTGGCTCGGCGAACGTGGCGCCACCTGCGCCTTCAGCCCGGTGGAGGTGGACAACGCCGACCCCGTCGCCCTGCAGCTGTGGCAACAGGAACTGACGCACCTGACCGGCGCCCGCCCGGTCGCCGCCTGGCAGCCGCCAAGCTTCGGCAACTGGCGCCTGTCGCGCCGCGATCAGCTCAACCCCGGCAGCCAGGGGGCGCCGGTGTACCTGTTGGGCCTGCAGGCAGAAGCGCCCGCAACCTGGGAGGCCGGTGACCTGATCGAAGTCCTGCCACGCAACGGCCAGCCCCGTGTCGATGCCTTCCTTGCCGGCCTGGGCCTTGACCCAGGCAGCCCGGTGCAGCTCGACGGCCTGCAGGAAACCCTGGCGCAGGCCCTGGCCAGCCGCCAGTTGCCGGTCAGCCGCGAACACCTGATCGGCCTGCATGCCCAGGCACTGGTCGACGCACTGATCCCACTCACCGCCCGTGAATACTCGATTGCCTCCATCGCCAGCGATGGCGTGCTGGAGCTGATCGTGCGCCAGGAGCGCCACGCCGATGGCAACCTGGGCCTTGGCTCCGGCTGGCTGACCGAATACCTGCCGCTGGAAGGCAGCGTCAGCGCGCGCCTGCGTCGCAACAGCGGTTTCCACCTGCCCGTCGAATCGGCGCCCTTGGTGCTGATCGGCAATGGTACCGGCCTGGCCGGTCTGCGCAGCCTGCTAAAGGCCCGCATTGCTGGAGGCGAGCAACGCAACTGGCTGCTGTTCGGCGAACGCAACCGGGCGCACGACCTGCTGTGCGGCGAGGAGCTGCAGGGCTGGGTGGAAAGCGGCGACCTGCAACGGCTGGACCTGGCGTTTTCGCGGGACCAGGCGCAGAAGATCTATGTGCAGGACGTGCTGTTGCAGCAGGCCGCCGAGTTCAAGCGCTGGATCGAGGATGGCGCTTGCGTGTATGTCTGCGGCAGCCTGCAAGGCATGGCGGCCGGGGTGGATGCGGCGTTGCAGGGAATCCTGGGCGAGGCTGTCGTACAGCAGTTGATCGAGGATGGGCGGTATCGGCGAGATGTGTACTGA
- a CDS encoding TonB-dependent receptor: protein MRHVPSAVSSPRLLASAIGVAVTAAASQGALAAEQSTDAVISLDATSVNATQDATTYKSDTASSKKYTAPLRETPKSVTVIPQQVIRDTGATTLVDALRTTPGITFGAGEGGNPAGDRPIIRGFNAESDVFVDGMRDVASQSREIFNVESVEVSKGPGSAFTGAGSTGGSLNLVTKTAKLGDAYNGGFTWGSDQTKRTTLDLNKQLTDSSAFRLNLMKHEANVAGRDDVDVSRWGVAPSFAFGLGTDTRVTVGYYHLKTDDMPDYGIPLNRSATRSKYNVDGPAHVDRDNFYGLNGRDYRKTSNDSGTLRIEHDLNDNLTLSNSLRMSRSTLDYIVTNPDDSKGNVANGTVYRSTKNRNSTSKGWVNQTDLSAKFNTGFIEHSLVTGLEFTYSDTHNRGYVITSAAGTGTTCNPALLASGDCTSLYDPSPDDSWSGTITDSPAYTDTDTKTSAAYVFDTLTFNEQWSLNLGLRYDDYQTKSSGYSTGGRGSVAGDFSRENNAHLWNYQVGVVYKPLPNGSVYAAWSTSSNPSGESSGNGGLELAANNSNLDPERNRNYEIGTKWDFFDENLSLTAALFRTDKTNARVTDPDNATYQVLDGEQRVQGLELTYAGNLTSKWKVYGGYTYMESEIVKTTTAANQGNHMPSTPRNNFTFWSTYDIVPQLTLGAGATFVDARFGDEANSVEVPSYWRYDAMATYRLTKNVDLQLNLQNLTDKRYFDQVFSTHYAHVAAGRTALMSANFHF, encoded by the coding sequence ATGCGTCACGTGCCATCTGCTGTGAGTTCACCACGTCTGCTCGCCTCCGCCATCGGCGTTGCCGTCACCGCCGCCGCTTCACAAGGGGCGCTGGCTGCCGAGCAGAGCACGGATGCCGTCATCTCGCTGGACGCCACCAGCGTGAATGCGACGCAGGATGCCACCACCTACAAGTCGGACACGGCCAGCTCGAAGAAGTACACGGCTCCCCTGCGTGAAACGCCGAAGAGTGTCACTGTCATCCCGCAGCAGGTCATCCGTGACACCGGGGCTACCACCCTGGTGGACGCATTGCGCACGACCCCAGGCATCACCTTCGGTGCGGGCGAGGGCGGCAACCCCGCAGGTGATCGACCGATCATCCGCGGCTTCAATGCCGAAAGCGATGTGTTCGTCGACGGCATGCGTGATGTCGCCTCGCAAAGCCGCGAAATTTTCAACGTCGAGTCGGTCGAAGTGAGCAAAGGCCCCGGTTCGGCCTTTACCGGCGCCGGCTCCACTGGCGGCAGTCTGAACCTGGTCACCAAGACTGCAAAATTGGGTGATGCTTACAATGGCGGCTTCACCTGGGGCAGCGACCAGACCAAGCGCACGACCCTGGACCTGAACAAGCAGTTGACCGACAGCTCGGCCTTTCGCCTGAACCTGATGAAGCACGAGGCCAATGTCGCCGGTCGTGACGATGTGGATGTCAGTCGCTGGGGCGTTGCCCCCTCCTTTGCCTTCGGCCTGGGCACCGATACCCGGGTCACGGTGGGTTACTACCATCTCAAGACCGACGATATGCCGGACTACGGCATCCCGCTGAACCGCAGTGCCACGCGCAGCAAGTACAACGTGGACGGGCCGGCACATGTCGATCGCGACAACTTCTATGGCCTGAACGGTCGCGACTATCGCAAGACCAGCAACGACAGTGGCACCTTGCGCATCGAACATGACCTGAACGACAACCTGACACTGTCCAACAGCTTGCGCATGTCGCGCTCGACGCTCGACTACATCGTCACCAACCCTGATGACAGCAAGGGCAACGTTGCCAACGGCACAGTCTATCGCTCCACCAAGAACCGCAACTCCACCTCCAAGGGTTGGGTCAACCAGACCGACCTGAGTGCCAAGTTCAACACAGGCTTCATCGAACACAGCCTGGTCACTGGCCTGGAGTTCACCTACAGCGACACCCACAACCGTGGCTATGTGATCACCTCCGCCGCGGGAACCGGCACGACCTGCAACCCCGCGCTGCTCGCCTCCGGCGATTGCACCAGCCTGTACGATCCCTCCCCGGACGATAGCTGGTCGGGCACCATCACCGACAGTCCGGCCTACACCGACACCGACACCAAGACCAGCGCCGCCTATGTCTTCGACACCCTCACGTTCAATGAACAGTGGTCGCTGAACCTCGGCCTGCGCTACGACGACTACCAGACCAAGTCCAGCGGCTACAGCACCGGCGGTCGAGGCTCGGTGGCCGGCGACTTCTCCCGTGAAAACAATGCGCACCTGTGGAACTACCAAGTGGGTGTGGTCTACAAGCCCCTGCCAAACGGCAGCGTCTACGCGGCCTGGTCGACGTCCAGCAACCCGTCGGGTGAATCCAGCGGCAACGGTGGCCTGGAACTGGCCGCCAACAACAGCAATCTTGATCCGGAACGCAATCGCAACTACGAAATAGGCACCAAGTGGGACTTCTTCGACGAGAACCTCTCGCTCACTGCCGCACTGTTCCGTACCGACAAGACCAACGCACGGGTCACCGACCCTGACAATGCGACGTACCAGGTGCTCGATGGTGAGCAGCGAGTCCAGGGGCTGGAGCTGACCTACGCCGGTAACCTGACCAGCAAGTGGAAGGTCTACGGCGGTTACACCTACATGGAGAGCGAGATCGTCAAGACCACCACGGCAGCGAACCAAGGCAACCATATGCCGAGTACGCCGCGGAACAACTTCACCTTCTGGTCGACCTACGACATCGTGCCGCAGCTGACCCTCGGTGCTGGCGCGACCTTCGTCGACGCCCGCTTCGGTGACGAGGCGAACTCCGTCGAAGTACCGTCCTACTGGCGCTACGATGCCATGGCGACCTATCGCCTGACCAAGAATGTGGACCTGCAGCTGAACCTGCAGAACCTGACGGACAAACGCTACTTCGACCAGGTGTTCTCGACCCACTACGCCCATGTGGCCGCTGGCCGCACTGCCTTGATGAGCGCCAACTTCCACTTCTGA